Within the Tursiops truncatus isolate mTurTru1 chromosome 19, mTurTru1.mat.Y, whole genome shotgun sequence genome, the region GCAGGGTCTCCCCTTCCTCAGGAGCCCTCAGTCACGTCTCTCATCAACCCCAGTATGACCAAGGCTGTGAAGGAAAGAACCCAACATCTCCATTCGTGAGCTTGTTTTAAATCTCATTAACCCAAACAGGATTCCATGATCTAGGAGCGTTTGGAGATGAACACAAACCACTGAAGTGGGGGGAGAGGAAATACCTTGGGCGGGAACCATTGATCTTCTGACCGTCCAGCTCGAAAGCCAGCATCGGGCTCGCGGCACTTGATGGCGTATTTGGACCGTGTCTGGAGCTCACATCTGGGGTTTATGACGCGCagaaattgttttctgaaaaagGAGACGTCACGCATCTCATTTGGGATGGTAACAGAGACTGACGTGTAGGGAAACAGCTGCTCTGCTTCCTGCGAAACCTTTAGTGTTGAAACCCGCGCTGGGGGTGACGGGCACCTGCCCGAGGTATCCTTAGTCGGCGTCGCCTCCCAGGCTCTGTCCTCTTGTCCCTCTGCTCACACGGGGTGGGCAGGAAAGTCTCCGTGATTTCGAAACTCACTACCTGCTGTACCTTACTCCGCGCAGAAGGATACTGAGTTCTATTTGTATTATTATCACTTTGTACTCTTAGGATGAGCCCTGAATTTCCCCTGAAGATCCCACCAAGGCACCTTCTAAGTGCTGGAGATGAGGAGACAGTCCTGGATtacccgggggggggggggggggcggccacGTTACCACCAAGGTCCTGATGAGTGAAGGAGTGAGGTACAAAGGTCAGAGCCAAGGTCAATGGGACTCAGAAGCAAAAGAAGGAGAGACGCGCCTGCGGGCTTGGAAGATGGGAGGGGCTGAGTCCGGGGACTTGGCAGCCCGCAGAAGGCCGCTGCCCACTCCAGCCTGAGCCCTGTGGAAACTAGTGCCAGGCTTCTGGGGAGGGGCAGTTCCCCTTCCTGTGGGGCTGCTGACGTGACAGCTCCGTGACGGGGAGGACCAGCCTCCCAGTGGACACACCCTCGGGTCTCCGTCCTGAGGGCACTGTGGTCTCCTCCATCTGCACCGCCTGGACCACAGGGACCAGACGCCATGCCCCCCAGCCTCACGGCCCTGCTCTGCCTCGGtgagatggaggagggggaggggaaaccCCAGCCAGAGAGGGACCCCTCCCAACAGCCAGGCTGCTCTGTCAGGAGACCCCAGGACTCAGGAGGCTCACGGGTAGGAGAGGCGCTGCTCAGGATTCAGGGCGAACCTCTCACAGGGGTCTCCCTTCCAGGGCTGAGTGTGGGCCTGAGGACCCAGGTGCAGGCAGGTGAGTCTGTCCCCAGGTGTCCCACCTCCCTCCTGATCATGGGGACAAGGGGCCACCCCCAAGCAATGGGGTGGGGAACAGCAGTTCTGGGCTGAAGGAGGGGGAGTCTGGGAGGttgggggctgagagctggggaCCTGGGGGTGAGGATGTCTTGTGACCCAGCCTCTGATGTCCTTCCAGGCACCCTCCCCAAACCCACCATCTGGGCTGAGCCAGGCTCTGTGATCCCCTGGGGGAGCCCCGTGACCATCTGGTGTCAGGGGACCCTGGGGGTCCGGGAATTCCATCTGAATAAAGAGGGAAGCTCACCTCCCTGGTACAGAAAGCCCTCACTGGAGCCCGGGGACAAGGGCAACTTCTCCATCTCATACATGACACAGGACTACGCAGGGAGATATCACTGTTACTATCGCAGCCCCACTGGCTGGTCAGAGCGCAGTGGCCCCCTGGAGCTGGTGGTGACAGGTGAGAGGACACTCGGGGGTCCCAGCATTGCGCTCTGGCCTCAGGAAGGGGGTCTGCTCTCAGGGGTGTGTCCCTctcacagcccagccctgggggaggagaggggcgtGTGAGCCCCATTTCACAagctccctccttctctcctaggGGCCCACAGGAAACCCACCCTCTCAGCCCTGCCTAGCCCTGTGGTGACCTCGGGAGGGACCGTGACCCTCCAGTGTGGCTCATGGGAAGGACTGCACGGGTTCATTCTGACTAAGGAAGGAGAACCCAAGTCCTCCTGGACCCTGGATGCACAGCGAGGCCCCCAGGGGCAGACCCAGGCCCTGTTCCCCGTGGGTCGCGTGACCCCCAGCCACAGGTGGATGTTCAGATGCCACGGCTTTTACAGGGACACCCCGCAGGTGTGGTCGGCCCCCAGTGACCCCCTGGAGCTCCTGGTCCCAGGTGAGGAGGTCCCACCCTGGCCTCACGCACTTTTTGAGGCACGAGACAGATTATTAGATGCTTTTCTCCCAGGATTGTCCCAGATgcgagggtggggtgaggggggagcGGGGCGCACaggacagagacacagagtgTGAGCGACAGTGAGGCCTGGGGACCAGGATGGGAGAAGGGGCTTCATGGGAGGAACCAGCCCCTACAGCCCAGGGCTGGTCTTCCCCCAGGTGTgtctgggaagccctccctcctGACCCCGCAGGGCCCTGTCGTGGCCTCTGGACAGAGCCTGACCCTCCAGTGTCGCTCTGACGTCGGCTATGACAGATTCGCTCTGTCCCAGGAGGGGAGACAGGCCCTCCCCCAGAGCCCTGGCCGGCAGCCCCAGGCTGGGCTCTCTCAGGCCGACTTCCCCCTGGGCACAGTGACCATCACCCACGCGGGCCGGTACAGATGCTACGGTGGACACAACCTCTCCTCCGAGTGGTCGGCCCCCAGTGACCCCCTGGACATCCTGGTGGCCGGTGAGGAGCCAGCGCGTCAGTCAGGGACCCAGACTCTGCACAGGCCCTGCCGGGGGAGCCCCAGCTGGTGATGCTGGGACCAGGCGTGAGGggtccccagggagggagggagggagggagacagagagagacgggggtgggcagggagagggagagactcggagaaaacagagacagacagagatgaGGGGCCTCAGGGAGGACCAGCCGAGTCGCAATTCGGAACCAGGGGGCGGGCAGCCCCTcacccctcttcctctctctaggGTGGTTCCCTGACACGCCCTCCCTCTCGGTGCAGCCGGGCCCCCTGGTGGCCTCAGGAGAGAACGTGACCCTGCTGTGTCAGTCAGGGAGCACAAGGGAAACTTTCCTTCTGTTCAAGGAGGGGGCAGCCCAGCCCCCACAGCGTCTTAGATCAAAGTACCGAGGTGGGCATTTCCAGGCCGAATTCTCCATGAGTCCCGTGACCTCAGCCCACAATGGGACCTACAGGTGCTACAGCTCACTCAGCAGTAACCCCTACCTGCTGTCACACGCCAGTGCCCCCCTGGAGCTCGCGGTGTCAGGTGAGGGACCCCAGCCCTgtcctctctgtgtccctgttGTCAGCTCTGAAGGTGACCCCCTTTCTAGGACAGGAGTGAGGGGGGCTCCAAAGGAGAGTCCAGGGAGGGTGATCCGGAGGGGGTCCAGCCTGCAGAGGGACGGAGGGAAACCAGGCCCTCCCGTCCCTGCTGCTTCTCACGTCCCGTCACCAGACTTCTCAGAtaggaggagggggaaagcaAGGGCAGCCCCAGAGCAGAGACAGCACCAGAGTGTGAGCAGAGGGGGGATCCCAGGGAAGCCGCAGCCCCTCACCCAACTACAGGCGTTTTGCCAGGATCCTCTGGGGacaccaccacccacacacaGGGCCCAATTCAAGAGCTGGTGAGCCACTGGGGCCTCTGCCCAATATGTGGACACCTGGCCCCAGGCCTGTCCCTTGAGGTCCTCAGCTGCTCTAAATCCTGACCCAATCTCAGCACAGCTTGTGTCCCAGGGGGGCTGGGAGTCAGGTAGAGATGCTGGAGTGACCACAGGCACCAGGAGCTCTGAGGCTGGTGGATGAAGGGTGGGGGTCATGGAGAGGGAATGACCCCTCGGGGCCCATCCTGGGGGAGGAGCAGTGGGCTGAGGTGGGGAGAAGCAGCCCCCGACCCCCATCTTCTGTCCTGACCCCCGGGAGGCTCTGAAGTTGGGGCCCTTCCCCCCACGGAGCCAGGCCCGCAGACAGGTGAGTGAGGGTCTGTGGGACATGGTGTTGGGCCCAGGGGGGCAGGACTCAGTTATGCCCTTGGTTCAGGCACCTCTGGAGACGCTGACTTgggcccccttcccctgcctgggcctcagtttctccaagtGTAAAGGCAGAGAATCGTGGCCCGGAGCTTAGATTTCCTTCAGTTCTGACTTCTGGCTCTGACCCCCAAGGAGAGGAGGCCTCACAGGGAGGCCCCTGAGGATGTGACTGTATGGGGGCCTGTCCCCAGTGCCGCAGTGGTGGTGGCATTgtacggggagggggagggaaagatgaAGAGTCCACCGCACATAGCcggcccctcccccagtccctgctgtgatgggggaggggagggtaacAAGGAAGGACCCTCGGCTCCAGATGAGACCCTCGGACAGCCCCCCTGCAGATGAGAAGCCCCCAGAGCACAAAGCTGGTGTCCACCTTGGGCGGGGCACGGCAGGAGGACATCAGGGAGCCCACAgccctgggttccaatcccagctctgccacctccagACTGGGTCACCTGGGGTTGGTGAattccctctctgtgcctcagtttcctcatctgtaaaatgggtggggTGGGTTAGAGGAGATGAATGCACAGACCCCAGCACGAgcctgcacacagtaggcgctcaattAAATGGCATCTTGGGCTCATGCATGACGTCACTGGTGCCCCAGGTCTCAAATGGTACCTGAACGTCCTGATCGGGGTCTCGGTGGCCTTCGTCCTGCTGCCCCTCGTCCTCCTCGTCCGACACTGGGGTCAGAGCAGACACAAGAAGTCGGGTGAGTAGGGAACAGGGTGACCCAGACCCCTGGAGGTGGTGGGCTTAGGGCACCAGCCGAAGGGAAACCTAAGAGATGGGCAAGGTCAGCTTAGAAAAAGATTGTCCAAAGTCTGAAActcaaaaatctagaaagaaaacaCATACTGTCAGCTGACATGTATAATTTAAggtattttcctccttttcaatCTCATGAAGTGTTGAAACATGTACGCAAGTATGAGTTCAggtctccttctttcctcctgaaGCCCGAGTGAGGGGCAGGGGGCGTAAGAGTCCCAGGGCCGAGCCTCTGTCATCTGCCCCAGCCCAGGGCGAGGCTGATTTCCACCCTCCCGCAGGGGCTGCAGACCCAGAGCCCAAGGACACAGGCCTGCAGAGCAGGTAACTCCCGCCCCGAAGACCCCCAGGCCCGCCCCGCCCGCAGCTCCCCCTCATTCTCCCCCTAACATGCCCGCTtcctccccagctcctgcccAGCCACCGCCGCCCAGGACCAGGCCCTCTGTGAGCAGAACAGGACGGGGTGGGGGACACAGGGTTCTGGAGGCAcctgtgggggggaggggaaggctgggAAGGGGTGGGCTCAGGGGGTGCGCACTGAAACCCCACACTTCCCCTCACCCCTGGGTCTCAGTGGCCCCTTCTGGATGCACTGCGGGGGCTCCAGCCCTGAGGGATCTCAGGGGATCCCACCAAGCGATACACACCCTGTTCTGCCCCAGCAGATGCTGCCGTGAATGACACACAGCCTGAGGACAGGGTGCAGCTGGACCATCCGGTGAGACCCCTACTCCTGTCCaggccaccagagacctccttgTTGCCAAACTCAGTCCAATGGACACGTCTCTGTCCTCACATCCCAGCTCCAGCAGCGTCCCACACTGACCTCCCCTTCCGGGCTTCCTGGGTCGTCCTGCTGTGACTCCACCCCTCCTGCTTCCTTGTGACCTCATGGCCCCTCCTTCGGGGTCCCCTTTCCTGGCTCCCCGTCCTCTGTCTGACCTTCTGGCGTTGCAGAGAAGCCCCACGTCTCAAGAGGATTTGTGAATAAGTGAATCACCCGAAAGTCCCCAGACCCCCCTTCCTTCATTCACCGAAAagtggtgcacaaggagaggacATCCCCCCGGCTCCCTGTAGGTGCTGCAGGTGCAGCAGGGAGCTCACCTGGTGGGTGAGAGGTACTATATGTAAAGAAGCAGGTAGCGTCCTAGAATGCAACGTCCCGATAAGGAAAGTAAAGCAAGAGAAGGTTACAGAGTGCATGGTGGGggggcagcaagtgcaaaggtcctgaggcagggacGTGCTTTTGCAGGAAGATGGCCGTGCGGCTGGAGCCAAATGTGCAAGGGAGATAACGTGTTAATACTGAAATCAGAACCGTAGAAAGAATCCAGAGGCTCCGAGGTGATAGGAGGTCCCCAGAGTTTCCCTCAGGAAAGTGACCTGACCTAAGGTTTTAAAGCATCACTCTGCCAACACAGTGGAAAGCTGACGGAAGGAGATCACAGTGGATCCAGCAAGTCCCCTTTCTGTCCTACTCTCTCCCTCCAGCAGAACAGGCAGGATGCAGACCCCCAGGAGGGGACATACGCCCAGGTGAACCACTCAAGATCAAGACTAAGGCGGGGGGTGgccacctctccttcctccctgtcgGGGAGATTGCTGGACACGAAGGACAGACAAGCGGAAGAGGACGAGCAGAGGGACGGTCAGGTGGGTCCCATTCTGTCTGGGCCCCcaggcttcccccaccccaaccacacaccctccctccctctcccccaccgcAGGCCGCCGCATCTGAAGCCCCCCAGGATGTGACCTATGCCCAGCTGAACCACTCGACCTTCAGACGGGAGACTGCAACCCCTGCCCCCCAGTCAGGGGAGCCCCCAGAAGAGCCCAGCGTGTATGCTGCTCTCGCCATCCGCTAGCCCAGGAAGGACCCAGACCCCACGCTCCAGGGAGGAAGACTGCACGGACCCTGGAAGGCACAGGAGCTGCCTGCCCGCAGTGGACACCGCCTAACGACCAACAGACAGCCTGGACTCCCAACACAGACCACCAGGAGCCCCTGGGACCCTTTGGCAGTCACCTGATTCTACCCTCAAAGATAACTAATATCCTTACATTTGGGAAATAATGCAACAGACTTCTCAAAAATCAATATGTGAGttgaaaaccaaaatcaaaacgaaaaaaaaacaaacaaaacagaagtgggaaaatgttttcaatgaatgataatgtaaataatacacatcaaaacatatgaaatgagaaaattaacaaTCATGACTGAATATATTAGAAAAGGCTTCAAAAAAATCGATGACCTAACATATCATACCAAGACTtcaggaaaaaatagcaaattatttcaaatgaagGTAGAAGGTGGGAATAATAATGACAAGGGTAGCTAATAATGAAGACAAccaaaaagtagagaaaatcaattaaggcaaaaaataaactcattctTGAAAACATTCATGAATCCTAGCCACCACAGccgagggaaaaagagagaaggctcaCACTTCTAATAGCATGAAAGGGATTGCAGACAGCACTACAAATCCTACAGACGTTATAAAGATAGTAACAGAACATTATGAGAAATTTGACGCCAACATACAGAAAATGTAGATGGAATGGAAATCTTCACGTGTACAATTTACTAAATGGATAtaagaataaatggaaaatctACCACCTTATACATTGACTCTAATCAAAACTTACCCACGACTGAACTATATAGAATCTAACAAagtcaaaatgaaagaaataggagAATGCTGGTTCCCGGGGTTGGAGcgagggggaaatgggaagatattggtcaaagggcacaagcttccagttataagatgaataagttctggggatctaatatacagcatggtggttACAGCTAATCACACTGTATCCCATTCTTGAGTGTTTTGAAGAGAGCAGATctcaaatgttctcaccaaaaaaagaaatggcgaCTGTGTGATGGGATGCAGACAAATGCTGTGACGGGCATCACTGCCCGACGTGTAAGTGTGCAGTTCAGGGTGGCTTCACTGGTGATTTCTTCCGAGCACTTATGTACTCGTGAAAgacacaaacacacgcacacaccccccCAAATTGCACAAACATTTcccaagaacagaaaaagaagaaacatacctcaacacatCAGATCAGGAAAATATTTACACCAAAACCTGACAAGGGAATTATACATGGGGAAGTCAGAGGAAGATCTCTCACATGAGCTTAGATGGAAATCCCTAAATAAAGTGTACACAAATGAGATGTAGTGATACATTAAAAGGACATTACTTCATGACCatactgtgggtttttttttcgaAGGATAgagtaacttaaaattttaaaaatctatcacaTAATGCAATACCTTaatagaacaaataaaaaataatcaccttaatagatgcagacaaagcctTTGATAAAATATACCAACAATTCctggtgaaaata harbors:
- the LOC101333314 gene encoding leukocyte immunoglobulin-like receptor subfamily A member 6 isoform X6; the protein is MPPSLTALLCLGLSVGLRTQVQAGTLPKPTIWAEPGSVIPWGSPVTIWCQGTLGVREFHLNKEGSSPPWYRKPSLEPGDKGNFSISYMTQDYAGRYHCYYRSPTGWSERSGPLELVVTGAHRKPTLSALPSPVVTSGGTVTLQCGSWEGLHGFILTKEGEPKSSWTLDAQRGPQGQTQALFPVGRVTPSHRWMFRCHGFYRDTPQVWSAPSDPLELLVPGVSGKPSLLTPQGPVVASGQSLTLQCRSDVGYDRFALSQEGRQALPQSPGRQPQAGLSQADFPLGTVTITHAGRYRCYGGHNLSSEWSAPSDPLDILVAGEEPARWFPDTPSLSVQPGPLVASGENVTLLCQSGSTRETFLLFKEGAAQPPQRLRSKYRGGHFQAEFSMSPVTSAHNGTYRCYSSLSSNPYLLSHASAPLELAVSGLKWYLNVLIGVSVAFVLLPLVLLVRHWGQSRHKKSARVRGRGRKSPRAEPLSSAPAQGEADFHPPAGAADPEPKDTGLQSSSCPATAAQDQALYAAVNDTQPEDRVQLDHPQNRQDADPQEGTYAQAAASEAPQDVTYAQLNHSTFRRETATPAPQSGEPPEEPSVYAALAIR
- the LOC101333314 gene encoding leukocyte immunoglobulin-like receptor subfamily B member 3 isoform X1, which codes for MPPSLTALLCLGLSVGLRTQVQAGTLPKPTIWAEPGSVIPWGSPVTIWCQGTLGVREFHLNKEGSSPPWYRKPSLEPGDKGNFSISYMTQDYAGRYHCYYRSPTGWSERSGPLELVVTGAHRKPTLSALPSPVVTSGGTVTLQCGSWEGLHGFILTKEGEPKSSWTLDAQRGPQGQTQALFPVGRVTPSHRWMFRCHGFYRDTPQVWSAPSDPLELLVPGVSGKPSLLTPQGPVVASGQSLTLQCRSDVGYDRFALSQEGRQALPQSPGRQPQAGLSQADFPLGTVTITHAGRYRCYGGHNLSSEWSAPSDPLDILVAGEEPARWFPDTPSLSVQPGPLVASGENVTLLCQSGSTRETFLLFKEGAAQPPQRLRSKYRGGHFQAEFSMSPVTSAHNGTYRCYSSLSSNPYLLSHASAPLELAVSGLKWYLNVLIGVSVAFVLLPLVLLVRHWGQSRHKKSARVRGRGRKSPRAEPLSSAPAQGEADFHPPAGAADPEPKDTGLQSSSCPATAAQDQALYAAVNDTQPEDRVQLDHPQNRQDADPQEGTYAQVNHSRSRLRRGVATSPSSLSGRLLDTKDRQAEEDEQRDGQAAASEAPQDVTYAQLNHSTFRRETATPAPQSGEPPEEPSVYAALAIR
- the LOC101333314 gene encoding leukocyte immunoglobulin-like receptor subfamily B member 3 isoform X2 produces the protein MPPSLTALLCLGLSVGLRTQVQAGTLPKPTIWAEPGSVIPWGSPVTIWCQGTLGVREFHLNKEGSSPPWYRKPSLEPGDKGNFSISYMTQDYAGRYHCYYRSPTGWSERSGPLELVVTGAHRKPTLSALPSPVVTSGGTVTLQCGSWEGLHGFILTKEGEPKSSWTLDAQRGPQGQTQALFPVGRVTPSHRWMFRCHGFYRDTPQVWSAPSDPLELLVPGVSGKPSLLTPQGPVVASGQSLTLQCRSDVGYDRFALSQEGRQALPQSPGRQPQAGLSQADFPLGTVTITHAGRYRCYGGHNLSSEWSAPSDPLDILVAGEEPARWFPDTPSLSVQPGPLVASGENVTLLCQSGSTRETFLLFKEGAAQPPQRLRSKYRGGHFQAEFSMSPVTSAHNGTYRCYSSLSSNPYLLSHASAPLELAVSGLKWYLNVLIGVSVAFVLLPLVLLVRHWGQSRHKKSARVRGRGRKSPRAEPLSSAPAQGEADFHPPAGAADPEPKDTGLQSSSCPATAAQDQALYAAVNDTQPEDRVQLDHPNRQDADPQEGTYAQVNHSRSRLRRGVATSPSSLSGRLLDTKDRQAEEDEQRDGQAAASEAPQDVTYAQLNHSTFRRETATPAPQSGEPPEEPSVYAALAIR
- the LOC101333314 gene encoding leukocyte immunoglobulin-like receptor subfamily A member 6 isoform X7 — protein: MPPSLTALLCLGLSVGLRTQVQAGTLPKPTIWAEPGSVIPWGSPVTIWCQGTLGVREFHLNKEGSSPPWYRKPSLEPGDKGNFSISYMTQDYAGRYHCYYRSPTGWSERSGPLELVVTGAHRKPTLSALPSPVVTSGGTVTLQCGSWEGLHGFILTKEGEPKSSWTLDAQRGPQGQTQALFPVGRVTPSHRWMFRCHGFYRDTPQVWSAPSDPLELLVPGVSGKPSLLTPQGPVVASGQSLTLQCRSDVGYDRFALSQEGRQALPQSPGRQPQAGLSQADFPLGTVTITHAGRYRCYGGHNLSSEWSAPSDPLDILVAGEEPARWFPDTPSLSVQPGPLVASGENVTLLCQSGSTRETFLLFKEGAAQPPQRLRSKYRGGHFQAEFSMSPVTSAHNGTYRCYSSLSSNPYLLSHASAPLELAVSGLKWYLNVLIGVSVAFVLLPLVLLVRHWGQSRHKKSARVRGRGRKSPRAEPLSSAPAQGEADFHPPAGAADPEPKDTGLQSSSCPATAAQDQALYAAVNDTQPEDRVQLDHPNRQDADPQEGTYAQAAASEAPQDVTYAQLNHSTFRRETATPAPQSGEPPEEPSVYAALAIR
- the LOC101333314 gene encoding leukocyte immunoglobulin-like receptor subfamily B member 3 isoform X3, producing the protein MPPSLTALLCLGLSVGLRTQVQAGTLPKPTIWAEPGSVIPWGSPVTIWCQGTLGVREFHLNKEGSSPPWYRKPSLEPGDKGNFSISYMTQDYAGRYHCYYRSPTGWSERSGPLELVVTGAHRKPTLSALPSPVVTSGGTVTLQCGSWEGLHGFILTKEGEPKSSWTLDAQRGPQGQTQALFPVGRVTPSHRWMFRCHGFYRDTPQVWSAPSDPLELLVPGVSGKPSLLTPQGPVVASGQSLTLQCRSDVGYDRFALSQEGRQALPQSPGRQPQAGLSQADFPLGTVTITHAGRYRCYGGHNLSSEWSAPSDPLDILVAGWFPDTPSLSVQPGPLVASGENVTLLCQSGSTRETFLLFKEGAAQPPQRLRSKYRGGHFQAEFSMSPVTSAHNGTYRCYSSLSSNPYLLSHASAPLELAVSGLKWYLNVLIGVSVAFVLLPLVLLVRHWGQSRHKKSARVRGRGRKSPRAEPLSSAPAQGEADFHPPAGAADPEPKDTGLQSSSCPATAAQDQALYAAVNDTQPEDRVQLDHPQNRQDADPQEGTYAQVNHSRSRLRRGVATSPSSLSGRLLDTKDRQAEEDEQRDGQAAASEAPQDVTYAQLNHSTFRRETATPAPQSGEPPEEPSVYAALAIR
- the LOC101333314 gene encoding leukocyte immunoglobulin-like receptor subfamily B member 3 isoform X4 translates to MPPSLTALLCLGLSVGLRTQVQAGTLPKPTIWAEPGSVIPWGSPVTIWCQGTLGVREFHLNKEGSSPPWYRKPSLEPGDKGNFSISYMTQDYAGRYHCYYRSPTGWSERSGPLELVVTGAHRKPTLSALPSPVVTSGGTVTLQCGSWEGLHGFILTKEGEPKSSWTLDAQRGPQGQTQALFPVGRVTPSHRWMFRCHGFYRDTPQVWSAPSDPLELLVPGVSGKPSLLTPQGPVVASGQSLTLQCRSDVGYDRFALSQEGRQALPQSPGRQPQAGLSQADFPLGTVTITHAGRYRCYGGHNLSSEWSAPSDPLDILVAGEEPARWFPDTPSLSVQPGPLVASGENVTLLCQSGSTRETFLLFKEGAAQPPQRLRSKYRGGHFQAEFSMSPVTSAHNGTYRCYSSLSSNPYLLSHASAPLELAVSGLKWYLNVLIGVSVAFVLLPLVLLVRHWGQSRHKKSGAADPEPKDTGLQSSSCPATAAQDQALYAAVNDTQPEDRVQLDHPQNRQDADPQEGTYAQVNHSRSRLRRGVATSPSSLSGRLLDTKDRQAEEDEQRDGQAAASEAPQDVTYAQLNHSTFRRETATPAPQSGEPPEEPSVYAALAIR
- the LOC101333314 gene encoding leukocyte immunoglobulin-like receptor subfamily B member 3 isoform X5 — protein: MPPSLTALLCLGLSVGLRTQVQAGTLPKPTIWAEPGSVIPWGSPVTIWCQGTLGVREFHLNKEGSSPPWYRKPSLEPGDKGNFSISYMTQDYAGRYHCYYRSPTGWSERSGPLELVVTGAHRKPTLSALPSPVVTSGGTVTLQCGSWEGLHGFILTKEGEPKSSWTLDAQRGPQGQTQALFPVGRVTPSHRWMFRCHGFYRDTPQVWSAPSDPLELLVPGVSGKPSLLTPQGPVVASGQSLTLQCRSDVGYDRFALSQEGRQALPQSPGRQPQAGLSQADFPLGTVTITHAGRYRCYGGHNLSSEWSAPSDPLDILVAGEEPARWFPDTPSLSVQPGPLVASGENVTLLCQSGSTRETFLLFKEGAAQPPQRLRSKYRGGHFQAEFSMSPVTSAHNGTYRCYSSLSSNPYLLSHASAPLELAVSGLKWYLNVLIGVSVAFVLLPLVLLVRHWGQSRHKKSDPEPKDTGLQSSSCPATAAQDQALYAAVNDTQPEDRVQLDHPQNRQDADPQEGTYAQVNHSRSRLRRGVATSPSSLSGRLLDTKDRQAEEDEQRDGQAAASEAPQDVTYAQLNHSTFRRETATPAPQSGEPPEEPSVYAALAIR